The Candidatus Pelagibacter sp. IMCC9063 genome has a window encoding:
- a CDS encoding phosphotransferase: MIVEDFGNKSYRDILNKTKKPLKYYKKIVDTLINIQKIKINSKTHKVIKNNYSKKILTKESNLFFQWYVPTCISKKKIPSFTKKAKKILSKIFTQIKGPNTFFVHRDFHVSNLMDYKKKVGIIDSQDALLGNHAYDIMSLIDDVRIKTTTKLKNKIFNYYVSRAGKKLAIDSKTFQDDFDILSVQRSLKIIGIFYRLYLRDGKKKYLNLIPYTWSLLHLRLKNPIFHEFSKILNDYLPANKRK, encoded by the coding sequence ATGATAGTAGAAGATTTTGGTAACAAAAGTTATAGAGATATTTTGAATAAAACAAAAAAACCATTAAAATATTATAAAAAAATAGTAGATACTTTAATTAATATTCAGAAGATTAAAATTAATTCTAAAACACATAAAGTTATTAAAAACAATTATTCCAAAAAAATACTAACTAAAGAAAGTAATCTTTTTTTTCAATGGTATGTTCCGACTTGTATATCTAAAAAAAAAATACCATCATTCACAAAAAAAGCAAAAAAGATTTTGTCAAAAATTTTTACCCAAATTAAAGGACCGAATACATTTTTTGTTCATCGTGATTTTCACGTATCTAATTTAATGGATTACAAAAAAAAAGTAGGAATAATTGATTCTCAAGATGCACTGTTGGGTAATCATGCTTATGACATTATGTCATTAATAGATGATGTTAGAATTAAGACTACTACAAAATTAAAAAATAAAATTTTTAATTATTATGTTTCTAGAGCAGGTAAAAAACTAGCAATCGATTCAAAGACTTTTCAAGATGATTTTGATATTCTTTCTGTCCAGAGAAGTTTGAAAATTATTGGGATTTTTTACAGACTGTATCTGCGAGATGGTAAGAAGAAATATCTTAATTTAATTCCTTATACTTGGTCTTTGTTGCATTTAAGACTCAAAAACCCTATTTTTCATGAATTTAGTAAAATATTAAATGACTATCTACCAGCGAATAAGAGAAAGTAA
- the ahcY gene encoding adenosylhomocysteinase: MDYKIKDIGLADFGDREISLAETEMPGLMALRKEYSAQQPLKGANILGCLHMTIQTAVLIDTLVALGASVRWSSCNIFSTQDHAAAAIAKKGIPVFAWKGETEEEYWWCVKQTIEGNKDWKPNMILDDGGDLTDLMHKEYSHLLKDVKGVSEETTTGVLALNKMAEDKKLLIPAINVNDSVTKSKFDNLYGCRESLVDGIKRATDVMMSGKVAIVAGFGDVGKGSAASLRQSGARVMVTETDPICALQAAMEGYEVVVMDESIKEADIVVTATGNKDIVTADHMRLMKDRAILCNIGHFDNEIQVDALKNYKWTEIKPQVHEIELPSKKRIILLAEGRLVNLGCGTGHPSFVMSASFTNQVIAQIELWNNTDKYENQVYVLPKHLDEKVAALHLEKVGAKLTKLSKEQADYISVKQQGPFKHDSYRY, encoded by the coding sequence ATGGATTATAAAATTAAAGATATTGGCCTTGCTGATTTTGGAGATAGAGAAATTTCTCTTGCTGAAACAGAAATGCCGGGACTAATGGCTCTAAGAAAAGAGTATTCTGCTCAACAACCTTTAAAAGGGGCAAATATTCTTGGATGCCTTCACATGACAATTCAAACAGCTGTATTAATAGATACATTGGTAGCATTGGGTGCTTCTGTAAGATGGTCTTCTTGCAATATATTTTCAACCCAAGATCACGCAGCTGCAGCAATTGCAAAAAAAGGAATTCCGGTATTTGCTTGGAAAGGTGAAACCGAGGAAGAATATTGGTGGTGTGTTAAACAAACCATTGAAGGAAATAAGGACTGGAAGCCTAACATGATATTAGATGATGGAGGTGATCTTACGGACCTTATGCATAAAGAATATTCGCATCTGTTAAAAGATGTAAAAGGAGTTTCGGAAGAAACAACGACCGGAGTGTTGGCTTTAAATAAAATGGCCGAAGATAAAAAATTATTAATACCAGCAATTAATGTAAACGACTCAGTAACAAAATCTAAGTTTGATAATCTTTATGGCTGTAGAGAAAGTCTTGTCGATGGAATCAAGCGAGCAACAGATGTCATGATGTCAGGTAAAGTAGCAATCGTTGCAGGATTTGGTGATGTAGGAAAAGGTAGTGCAGCATCTCTTAGACAAAGTGGAGCTAGAGTAATGGTGACAGAAACAGATCCAATTTGTGCACTGCAAGCAGCTATGGAAGGCTATGAAGTAGTTGTTATGGATGAGTCTATTAAAGAAGCTGACATAGTAGTTACCGCAACAGGTAATAAAGATATTGTTACGGCAGATCACATGAGATTGATGAAAGATAGAGCTATACTTTGTAACATAGGACACTTTGATAACGAAATTCAAGTAGATGCATTAAAGAATTACAAGTGGACAGAGATTAAACCTCAAGTGCACGAAATTGAACTACCAAGTAAAAAAAGAATTATTTTACTAGCAGAGGGAAGACTAGTTAATCTAGGTTGTGGTACAGGTCACCCTAGTTTTGTTATGAGCGCTTCCTTTACTAACCAAGTTATTGCTCAAATAGAGCTTTGGAACAATACAGATAAATATGAAAACCAAGTGTACGTACTACCTAAGCATTTAGATGAAAAAGTTGCAGCACTTCACTTAGAAAAAGTGGGAGCAAAGCTAACTAAATTAAGCAAGGAACAAGCCGACTATATTAGTGTAAAACAACAAGGTCCATTTAAGCACGATAGCTATAGATATTAA
- a CDS encoding transglycosylase SLT domain-containing protein yields MIKHKFHIYLLYSKYVIRKKKLILCFLTLLVVSGCSSIPKNTSNACSIFSEKYFWFKNALATEKKWGAPIELQMAIIKRESSFDWLAKPGRTKIFKIIPWKRPSSSFGYSQAVIGTWDMYKQDTGNDLALRVRFKDSSDFIGWYIHQTNKKLRISKKDYYRQYLAYHEGWGNYKNYKNKTNVVSYAREVSSQARKYKGQLKKCKSRLDRNKFIFF; encoded by the coding sequence ATGATTAAACATAAATTTCATATTTATTTGCTTTATAGTAAATACGTGATTCGAAAAAAAAAATTAATACTTTGTTTTTTAACACTTTTAGTAGTTTCAGGTTGTAGTTCTATCCCCAAAAATACTTCGAATGCGTGTTCTATTTTTTCTGAAAAATACTTTTGGTTTAAGAATGCGTTAGCAACAGAAAAAAAATGGGGAGCTCCTATAGAACTTCAGATGGCCATCATAAAAAGAGAAAGCTCTTTTGATTGGTTAGCTAAGCCAGGAAGAACTAAAATATTTAAGATCATTCCTTGGAAAAGACCTTCCAGTTCTTTTGGATATTCGCAGGCCGTTATTGGTACTTGGGATATGTATAAGCAAGATACAGGAAACGATCTAGCGTTAAGAGTAAGATTCAAAGATTCTTCAGATTTTATTGGTTGGTATATACACCAGACGAACAAAAAATTAAGAATAAGTAAAAAAGATTATTATCGTCAATATCTTGCTTACCATGAAGGTTGGGGTAATTATAAAAATTATAAGAATAAAACAAACGTAGTTTCTTATGCTAGAGAAGTAAGCTCTCAAGCTCGAAAGTACAAAGGGCAATTAAAGAAATGCAAGTCTAGATTAGACAGGAATAAATTTATCTTTTTTTAA
- the tsaE gene encoding tRNA (adenosine(37)-N6)-threonylcarbamoyltransferase complex ATPase subunit type 1 TsaE, producing MEFISIKQLQSLSKKISKKVKVGDSIYLYGEIGAGKTTFSRFFIQSFQQKFKAKKEEVVSPTYNIVQYYTINKNINIAHYDLYRIKRIKELDNIGIFNQEYLFLNIIEWPDLIKKKHKDRIEILLKHTKTHDLRKANVKYFGRFKKK from the coding sequence ATGGAATTTATTTCCATAAAGCAACTTCAATCATTATCTAAAAAAATTTCTAAAAAAGTTAAAGTGGGCGACTCAATATATTTGTATGGTGAAATTGGAGCTGGCAAAACAACATTTTCTCGATTTTTTATACAAAGCTTTCAGCAAAAATTTAAAGCAAAGAAAGAAGAGGTAGTTAGTCCAACCTACAATATAGTGCAGTATTACACTATTAATAAAAATATAAATATTGCCCATTATGATTTGTACAGAATTAAAAGAATAAAAGAATTGGATAACATTGGAATATTTAATCAAGAATATTTATTTTTAAATATAATAGAATGGCCAGACTTAATAAAAAAAAAACACAAAGATAGAATTGAAATTCTTTTAAAACATACAAAAACCCATGATCTACGAAAAGCCAATGTTAAATATTTTGGACGATTTAAAAAAAAATAA
- a CDS encoding 2,3-bisphosphoglycerate-dependent phosphoglycerate mutase, with product MANLILVRHGQSQWNLENRFTGWYDAQLTGQGKEEAKKSGQLIHQLNINFEQAFTSFQKRAFNTLSIILEEIDQKNLITTKAWQLNERHYGGLQGLNKAETAKKYGEEQVMTWRRSYKTPPPDLDPSDPNHPIHNKIYKDIDPKLIPNSESLLDTYNRAVPFYIKEIESMLKKEKNILVSAHGNSLRAICKKIFNISDAMITKLEIPTGNPILIEMDNLKVNAFKYLDEARSKEIITDQ from the coding sequence ATGGCGAATTTAATATTAGTGAGACACGGCCAAAGTCAGTGGAACTTAGAAAATAGGTTCACAGGATGGTACGATGCCCAACTAACAGGGCAAGGAAAGGAAGAGGCTAAAAAATCTGGTCAACTCATTCATCAGTTAAATATTAACTTTGAGCAAGCTTTCACTTCCTTTCAAAAAAGAGCATTTAATACCCTGTCAATTATTTTAGAAGAAATTGATCAAAAAAATTTAATTACCACAAAGGCTTGGCAACTGAATGAAAGGCATTACGGTGGATTGCAGGGACTAAATAAAGCCGAAACTGCCAAGAAGTATGGGGAAGAGCAGGTCATGACTTGGAGAAGAAGTTACAAAACACCCCCTCCGGATCTAGACCCAAGTGATCCTAACCACCCTATTCATAATAAAATTTACAAAGATATTGATCCAAAATTAATTCCTAATTCAGAATCTTTGCTAGATACGTATAACCGTGCAGTCCCTTTTTATATTAAAGAAATAGAATCTATGCTGAAGAAAGAAAAAAATATTTTAGTCTCCGCTCATGGAAATAGCTTAAGAGCTATTTGTAAAAAAATTTTTAATATTTCTGATGCAATGATTACAAAGTTAGAAATTCCAACTGGAAATCCAATTCTTATTGAAATGGATAACTTGAAAGTAAATGCTTTTAAATATCTTGATGAAGCTCGATCTAAAGAAATTATTACTGATCAATAG
- a CDS encoding response regulator, with product MSKIIALVDDDRNILTSVSMALENEGFKVQTYLDGESAYIGITRTPPDLAVIDIKMPRMNGEELLKKLRKKTDIPIIFLTSKDEEVDELLGLKLGADDFVKKSGGFSIKVLIERIKVQFRKRDQNAPISKNTIQHGKLILDPEQLECHWDSQALPDKLTTTEFQIVYELAKRPGVIKERSHLMTIAYRENNDIEDRTIDSHVKRIRKKFKKIDKDFSAIETRYGSGYRWNVG from the coding sequence ATGAGCAAAATAATTGCATTAGTTGATGATGATAGAAATATTTTAACAAGTGTTTCTATGGCCCTAGAAAATGAAGGCTTTAAAGTTCAAACATACCTTGATGGAGAAAGTGCCTACATAGGAATTACAAGAACCCCACCGGATTTGGCAGTTATAGATATTAAAATGCCAAGAATGAATGGAGAGGAACTTTTAAAAAAACTAAGAAAAAAAACAGATATTCCTATTATTTTTTTAACATCCAAGGATGAAGAGGTTGATGAATTGCTTGGCTTGAAACTAGGAGCGGATGACTTTGTAAAAAAATCTGGAGGTTTTTCAATCAAAGTTTTAATAGAAAGAATCAAAGTTCAATTTAGAAAAAGAGATCAAAACGCACCTATTAGCAAGAATACAATTCAACATGGAAAATTAATTCTCGACCCAGAACAATTAGAGTGTCATTGGGATAGTCAAGCGCTACCAGACAAATTAACAACAACCGAATTTCAAATAGTCTATGAGTTGGCGAAAAGACCTGGTGTTATTAAAGAGAGGTCACACCTAATGACTATTGCCTATAGAGAGAATAATGACATAGAAGACAGAACTATTGATAGTCATGTTAAGAGAATTAGAAAAAAATTTAAAAAAATTGATAAAGATTTTTCAGCTATAGAAACTAGATATGGAAGTGGCTATCGTTGGAATGTAGGATAG
- a CDS encoding nucleotidyltransferase family protein has translation MLIKKAIILAAGFGKRLLPLTKENPKPLLEIGGKKLIEYSIDLLRENNITEIIINSHYLHEKISEFITKKYPNISLSYEKTILDTGGGILNAMNFFEQENFYVLNSDTIWTRSYSDDLLKLKEVFKNGNNKAALLLAHKKNSFDKNLSGDFSLDKNNFLNKSSNDYIYTGCQLLNPNIFNLKKEGDIFSMNEIWNDLIAQESLNGCLSSCFFLHATNLEIYNQLIKKKTIDQ, from the coding sequence ATGCTAATCAAGAAAGCAATTATTTTAGCAGCGGGGTTCGGAAAAAGATTGTTACCTTTAACCAAAGAAAACCCTAAACCTTTATTAGAAATTGGAGGAAAAAAATTAATAGAATATTCCATTGATTTATTGCGTGAAAATAACATTACAGAAATTATTATTAATTCACACTATTTACATGAAAAAATATCAGAATTTATAACCAAAAAATATCCTAACATTTCCCTTTCCTATGAAAAAACTATTTTAGATACTGGTGGAGGTATATTGAATGCGATGAACTTCTTTGAACAGGAAAATTTTTATGTTTTAAATAGTGATACAATTTGGACAAGAAGCTACTCTGATGATTTGCTTAAGTTAAAAGAAGTTTTTAAAAATGGGAATAATAAAGCCGCTCTTTTATTGGCACATAAAAAAAACAGTTTTGATAAAAATTTATCTGGTGATTTTAGTCTAGATAAAAACAATTTTCTCAATAAGAGTAGTAATGATTATATTTATACAGGATGTCAATTGCTTAACCCTAATATTTTTAATTTAAAAAAAGAGGGCGATATTTTTTCTATGAATGAAATATGGAATGATTTAATTGCACAAGAAAGTTTGAATGGATGTTTGTCTTCATGCTTCTTTCTACACGCCACTAACTTAGAAATTTATAATCAATTGATTAAGAAAAAGACTATTGATCAGTAA
- a CDS encoding sensor histidine kinase, giving the protein MIARLLSSRSLLTQFLVFNLFIFIILSFFTFLYLKAIQPELISKQSNKHLRVIKNIEANLNIQKINIQKEQLKSFLIKSKFLFDEIDQIKFLDKENNLILDSVLLDIEQGVFSRPSRIEEYTLKNIPKKEIILKNDLKQNLVNSNFLTEQTQRLVDENNFAASEFVNKNLIVHTFSKIFLENNETLTIVISEISNEIMLAVEERKNFVLRSVLIAAIIILIFSIFLNAYIIKPIRELNIFANQASPESKKNNLGNQIEPRDDEIGNLSRSLRDMTSTLYDRIDLAERFASDLTHEIRNPLASLKGASELLINTSDDVKRNKLLRIISNDVERIERLITDYSQVLKDEASQSRSVTKEFDLIPLIESVIEDFNTDIKTLDKNISINFKNTSKLSDAKVFGVESRIEQVVANVLENAVSFSPNNAEVILSIAKKNKDKEVEILVTDKGPGFDEKNVSKIFERFYSDRPDDSSVNHSGLGLNIVKNIIDSHKGSIKAYNFSKKSNSGAVIDIQLPLRK; this is encoded by the coding sequence ATGATTGCTAGATTATTATCCTCCCGGTCTTTACTAACTCAGTTCTTAGTTTTTAACTTATTTATATTTATTATTTTAAGTTTTTTTACGTTTCTTTATTTAAAAGCTATTCAGCCAGAATTGATATCAAAACAGTCTAACAAGCACTTAAGAGTCATTAAAAATATAGAAGCTAATTTAAATATTCAAAAAATTAATATTCAAAAAGAGCAACTAAAAAGTTTTTTGATTAAATCTAAATTTTTATTTGATGAGATTGACCAAATAAAATTTTTAGATAAAGAAAATAATCTTATATTAGACTCCGTTCTTCTAGATATTGAGCAGGGTGTTTTTTCTAGACCTTCAAGAATTGAGGAATACACATTGAAGAATATACCTAAAAAAGAAATAATTTTAAAAAATGATTTAAAGCAGAATCTAGTAAATTCAAATTTTTTAACAGAGCAGACACAAAGATTAGTTGACGAGAATAACTTTGCAGCATCTGAATTTGTTAACAAAAACCTAATTGTTCATACATTCTCAAAAATTTTTTTAGAAAACAATGAAACATTAACAATTGTAATTTCAGAAATTTCTAATGAAATTATGCTGGCTGTTGAGGAAAGAAAAAACTTTGTACTGAGGTCAGTCTTAATTGCTGCTATTATTATTTTAATTTTTTCTATCTTTTTAAATGCTTATATTATCAAGCCAATCAGAGAATTGAATATTTTTGCCAATCAGGCATCTCCAGAAAGTAAAAAAAATAATTTAGGCAATCAAATAGAGCCCCGAGACGATGAAATTGGTAACTTGTCTAGGTCCTTAAGAGATATGACTTCTACACTTTATGATCGTATTGATCTTGCAGAAAGATTTGCATCAGATCTTACACATGAAATTAGAAATCCACTTGCATCATTAAAAGGTGCTTCAGAATTATTAATCAATACTAGTGATGACGTTAAAAGAAATAAGTTGTTAAGAATTATATCTAATGATGTAGAGCGTATTGAACGACTTATAACAGATTATTCTCAAGTTCTCAAAGATGAGGCCAGTCAATCAAGATCGGTTACTAAAGAATTTGATTTAATACCTTTGATAGAAAGTGTGATTGAAGATTTTAATACAGACATTAAAACTTTGGATAAAAATATTTCTATAAATTTTAAAAATACATCTAAATTGTCCGATGCAAAGGTGTTTGGAGTAGAAAGTAGAATCGAACAAGTTGTAGCAAATGTTTTAGAAAATGCAGTTTCCTTTAGTCCAAACAATGCAGAGGTAATATTGTCTATTGCAAAAAAAAATAAGGACAAAGAAGTAGAAATATTAGTTACAGATAAAGGCCCGGGTTTTGATGAAAAAAATGTTAGTAAGATCTTTGAGAGATTTTATAGCGATAGACCAGATGATAGTTCGGTTAATCATTCAGGATTAGGTCTAAATATTGTAAAAAATATTATCGATTCTCACAAAGGGTCTATAAAAGCATACAATTTCTCAAAAAAATCAAATTCCGGGGCAGTTATAGATATTCAGTTACCTCTGAGGAAATAA